In Symmachiella dynata, the following are encoded in one genomic region:
- a CDS encoding tetratricopeptide repeat protein, whose translation MKKRIWIGLILAAAILAVIAWPTLDWYIALPEGRTATFVGRQSCIECHSSEYKKWQGSDHDLAMDLATPEFVLGDFNDTQLEHHGIVSKMQRRGDDYFVETQGPDGETAEFQVKYVFGYHPLQQYLTELERGQVQVLPVTWDTEEKRWYYANPDAPFGPDDPLHWTGSAQNWNHMCADCHSTNFAKNYDVKTDTHNYSFHEMDVSCEACHGPGSIHEELANSNSLFWDRHYGYGLAKLKDPNARAQLETCAPCHSHRQHIHPGFQPGEKFLDHFNLSLLEDHLYHADGQIDEEVYVYGSFLQSLMYRKGVRCTDCHDPHSTQLKFEGNKLCTQCHLPAKYDGPNHHHHKIGTDGASCVECHMPSKKYMVVDPRRDHSLRVPRPDLTVKIGTPNACNGCHTKPEESPQWAADKIVEWYGPKRRQDPHYGEIIDAGRKSAPSAVPKLAKLARNREEGAIVRATAVSLLATRFNTNASRNAVYKALEDGDPLVRTAALRLFEGWQPRSREEADEQKRRLAPLLKDTSRLVRVTAARLLSALPPGVLNSTESKDLAAALAEYQTGLNAHTDQSGVHLSLGLLYANQGKPQQSADEYRTAIRLEPSVAGPRSNLAGLLEQQGETDEVRQLREEEAEILARDARLLPNNATIHYRLGLVNYLLGREEQAMTALERAYVLDPTSPDFLMMLTLLYEKQQQWDKAVDAADRLMRLQPGNRMFLEMKTRIEQGAAQRRRPTIGPPEKTGN comes from the coding sequence ATGAAGAAACGGATTTGGATAGGACTGATTCTCGCCGCCGCCATCTTGGCGGTAATCGCGTGGCCGACGCTGGATTGGTATATCGCCTTGCCGGAAGGCCGCACGGCGACGTTTGTGGGCCGGCAGTCCTGTATCGAATGCCATTCCTCGGAGTACAAAAAGTGGCAAGGCTCGGATCACGATCTGGCCATGGACTTGGCGACGCCGGAATTCGTGTTGGGTGACTTCAATGATACACAATTGGAACATCACGGCATCGTTTCCAAAATGCAGCGTCGCGGCGACGATTATTTCGTCGAAACCCAAGGCCCCGACGGCGAGACGGCGGAGTTTCAAGTCAAATATGTTTTTGGCTACCATCCACTCCAACAATACCTGACCGAGCTGGAACGGGGGCAAGTCCAGGTTTTACCGGTGACGTGGGACACAGAGGAGAAGCGTTGGTATTACGCCAATCCCGATGCCCCCTTCGGACCGGACGATCCGTTGCATTGGACCGGGTCGGCGCAAAACTGGAACCACATGTGCGCCGACTGCCATTCGACCAATTTCGCCAAAAATTACGACGTCAAAACCGATACGCATAACTATTCGTTTCATGAGATGGACGTCAGTTGCGAAGCGTGTCATGGACCGGGGAGTATCCACGAGGAGTTGGCGAATTCGAATTCGCTGTTCTGGGACCGACATTATGGTTACGGATTGGCGAAGCTCAAAGATCCCAACGCGCGAGCGCAGCTAGAAACTTGCGCTCCCTGCCATTCGCACCGACAACACATTCATCCTGGATTCCAACCGGGAGAGAAGTTTCTCGATCATTTCAATTTATCCTTGCTCGAAGATCATCTCTACCACGCCGACGGACAAATCGACGAAGAGGTCTACGTCTACGGTTCGTTCCTGCAAAGCTTGATGTATCGCAAAGGAGTCCGCTGCACCGATTGCCACGACCCGCACTCGACCCAATTAAAGTTCGAGGGGAATAAGCTCTGCACGCAGTGCCATTTGCCGGCGAAATACGACGGCCCCAACCACCATCATCACAAGATCGGCACCGATGGCGCTTCTTGCGTGGAATGCCACATGCCGTCGAAAAAATACATGGTCGTCGATCCCCGCCGCGATCACAGCCTGCGCGTGCCACGTCCCGATTTGACCGTCAAGATTGGCACGCCCAATGCCTGTAATGGTTGTCACACAAAACCGGAAGAATCCCCGCAGTGGGCGGCGGACAAAATCGTTGAATGGTATGGCCCCAAGCGGCGGCAGGATCCGCATTATGGTGAGATCATCGATGCCGGTCGAAAGAGCGCACCGTCGGCGGTGCCCAAATTGGCCAAACTGGCCCGCAATCGAGAAGAAGGGGCCATCGTGCGGGCGACAGCCGTGTCGTTGTTAGCGACCCGTTTTAATACTAACGCCAGCCGCAACGCGGTTTATAAGGCGCTTGAGGATGGCGACCCCTTGGTCCGGACGGCGGCGCTGCGATTGTTTGAGGGTTGGCAACCCCGCTCTCGCGAAGAGGCGGACGAACAAAAACGCCGTTTGGCTCCGCTACTTAAAGATACGTCCCGGTTGGTTCGGGTGACAGCAGCGCGACTACTGTCTGCATTGCCGCCGGGGGTGTTGAATTCTACCGAAAGCAAAGACCTCGCCGCCGCGTTGGCGGAATACCAAACCGGCCTCAACGCGCATACCGATCAATCAGGCGTCCATTTGAGCTTAGGGCTGCTCTATGCCAACCAAGGCAAACCGCAGCAATCGGCCGACGAATACCGCACCGCGATTCGCTTAGAACCGAGCGTTGCCGGGCCGCGTTCAAATTTGGCGGGGCTGCTTGAACAACAAGGGGAGACAGATGAAGTCCGCCAGCTTCGCGAAGAAGAAGCGGAGATTCTCGCTCGTGATGCGCGGCTACTCCCGAACAATGCGACGATCCATTATCGTTTGGGATTGGTGAATTATTTGCTCGGGCGGGAGGAGCAGGCGATGACGGCGCTGGAACGAGCCTACGTGCTTGACCCGACGAGTCCCGATTTTTTAATGATGCTGACCCTGCTCTATGAAAAGCAACAACAATGGGACAAAGCGGTCGATGCCGCCGACCGGTTGATGCGGTTACAACCGGGCAATCGGATGTTCTTGGAAATGAAAACACGGATCGAGCAAGGCGCTGCCCAGCGACGTCGCCCGACGATTGGTCCGCCCGAAAAGACGGGCAACTGA
- a CDS encoding sugar phosphate isomerase/epimerase family protein: protein MSQNPKVILSAFADEGAVSKTAIEQMATLSALGLEYYSPRFVDVSGEVKNVMALTKQEIKKLNKLHADYGMHVTSIGSPIGKVKLLDVDDGSHNKFVPFKKYLATDVKTAIDRANQLDTKLIRGFSFYHPAGTDPAEHVDQAVDQLAQIVEACAAGGVIFGLEVEANLIGQNGRLLAELSRKVNSPHMVCIFDGGNLACQNLTPVECFDEYEAMRKHIGWMHIKDYAVDPTLSWTGVVDEERLKNFVPANVGDTGHEAILRDFRAHVTKLDKKMKKLGVPGVFLELEPHLKGGGQFGGFSGPDGLGVACRGLCSVLDYVGIDYDLRGFEHIRTARGF, encoded by the coding sequence ATGTCGCAAAATCCCAAAGTCATTCTGAGCGCCTTTGCCGACGAAGGTGCCGTGTCCAAAACGGCCATTGAACAAATGGCCACATTGTCCGCATTGGGGCTGGAATACTACAGCCCTCGTTTCGTCGATGTTTCCGGCGAAGTCAAAAATGTGATGGCGCTGACCAAACAGGAAATTAAAAAACTCAACAAACTGCACGCCGATTACGGCATGCACGTGACGAGCATTGGCTCGCCGATCGGCAAGGTCAAACTGCTGGACGTCGATGATGGATCGCACAACAAGTTTGTGCCCTTCAAAAAGTATTTGGCGACGGACGTGAAAACGGCCATCGACCGCGCCAATCAATTGGACACCAAATTGATCCGCGGATTTTCGTTTTATCATCCCGCCGGGACCGATCCCGCTGAACACGTTGACCAAGCAGTCGATCAACTCGCACAAATCGTCGAAGCCTGTGCCGCGGGCGGCGTGATCTTCGGGTTGGAAGTCGAAGCCAATCTGATCGGACAGAACGGGCGACTGCTGGCTGAGTTGTCGCGAAAAGTCAACAGCCCGCACATGGTCTGCATTTTCGACGGAGGCAACCTCGCCTGCCAAAATCTCACACCGGTCGAATGTTTTGATGAATACGAAGCGATGCGCAAGCACATCGGCTGGATGCACATCAAAGACTACGCCGTCGATCCGACGTTATCCTGGACCGGCGTCGTCGATGAAGAACGCTTGAAAAACTTTGTGCCGGCCAACGTGGGCGATACCGGACACGAAGCGATCTTGCGAGATTTCCGCGCGCATGTCACCAAACTCGACAAAAAAATGAAGAAGCTGGGAGTTCCCGGGGTCTTTTTGGAATTAGAACCGCACCTCAAAGGGGGCGGACAATTCGGAGGGTTCAGCGGACCGGACGGTTTGGGCGTTGCCTGCCGCGGACTCTGTTCGGTCTTGGATTATGTCGGTATCGATTATGACTTGCGCGGCTTCGAACACATTCGCACTGCCCGTGGTTTTTGA
- a CDS encoding Trm112 family protein, whose protein sequence is MAFTQDTLEKIKLVCPKTKADLVLDGALLVSVDPQSRLRYEVKDDIPIMLIDEAVELSAEDWSAVMARHQRDPQTGKPLEAT, encoded by the coding sequence ATGGCATTTACGCAAGATACGCTCGAAAAAATTAAATTGGTTTGCCCCAAGACCAAAGCAGACCTCGTGCTCGACGGGGCCTTGCTGGTGAGCGTAGACCCGCAGTCGCGCCTGCGTTACGAAGTCAAAGACGATATCCCCATCATGCTGATCGACGAAGCGGTCGAGTTGTCAGCCGAAGATTGGTCCGCCGTGATGGCGCGGCATCAGCGCGATCCACAAACCGGGAAACCGCTCGAAGCCACGTAA
- a CDS encoding class I SAM-dependent methyltransferase: protein MRLPHANSGCRTHFWSWALFAVLVTVSLASDLPIAFGDEPAAKKNATKPEERYSFRKDHDPNGIGKFYMDREIAHVMGFAGMPWLERDEREEEEATSKLIEALQLKPGMVIADIGAGSGVISVLMAEKVAPNGEVLAVDVQQKMLDALKAKCNRLGIKNIKPVLGKTKSPQLPAGKVDLAIMVDVYHEFDFPYEMVQGISAAMKPGGRVVFVEYRKEDTSVPIKRVHKMSEAQVKREIGLPEHQLKWTKTIDVLPWQHIIVFEKQKPKP from the coding sequence ATGAGACTTCCGCATGCGAATTCAGGCTGCCGCACTCATTTCTGGTCCTGGGCGCTGTTTGCGGTCCTCGTGACTGTGAGCCTGGCCAGCGATTTACCGATCGCATTCGGCGATGAACCGGCTGCTAAGAAGAATGCGACAAAACCAGAGGAGCGGTATTCGTTTCGCAAAGACCACGATCCCAACGGCATTGGCAAGTTCTACATGGATCGTGAGATCGCCCATGTCATGGGTTTTGCCGGAATGCCCTGGTTGGAACGGGACGAACGCGAGGAAGAAGAAGCCACTTCAAAACTCATTGAGGCACTGCAACTCAAACCCGGCATGGTGATTGCCGACATCGGCGCGGGGAGTGGAGTGATCTCCGTCCTCATGGCTGAGAAAGTCGCCCCCAACGGCGAGGTCCTGGCAGTCGACGTCCAACAGAAAATGCTCGATGCCCTCAAAGCCAAATGCAATCGGCTAGGCATCAAAAACATCAAGCCGGTTCTCGGCAAAACAAAATCACCGCAATTGCCCGCCGGAAAGGTCGACTTGGCGATCATGGTCGACGTCTACCACGAATTTGATTTCCCCTACGAAATGGTCCAAGGGATTTCCGCAGCAATGAAACCGGGCGGACGTGTGGTGTTTGTCGAGTACCGTAAAGAGGACACCAGCGTGCCGATCAAACGGGTCCATAAAATGAGTGAAGCCCAAGTCAAACGAGAAATCGGCCTGCCGGAGCATCAATTGAAATGGACAAAAACCATCGACGTCTTACCTTGGCAGCACATCATCGTGTTTGAAAAGCAAAAACCGAAACCGTAA